AATTGTACAGAATTGGGTAATGGTGCGAAAGAAAGCTACGAGGCAGTCACACATAATTGAGTGACGTGGATAGTGATTACCATATTTAGAGGGTGGAAGAGATGATTGGATGGACTAGCGCTATATGGAATGACGTGGGATAAGCTAGAACTTTTTGGAAGGGTCTAGACAGATGTGCAGGACATGGACAGATGAAGAGAAAGGGGGAAGGAAATTCTAAGGAGAAAGATTGAGGTGAGCAAGGCACGTTTGGGAGGTGGTGAGTAGCTGTGTTGGCCTCAGGGAAGGGTTTGAGTGCTCACAGGAGGCAGGCTTTGCAGGGCCAGGGGAAGGAGTTTGGAGTTTGTCATGTGAACCACTATATCTGGCAGCATGGGATCTAGATTCTGTAGGGGTTACCTGAGCTAGGATATGCctataaaatgtactttaaaaaccTCATGggttactctttctttctttttttttttttttaagacagggtctcccactgtcacccaggctagggtgcagtgtggcacagtcttggctcactgcaatctctgcctcccaggttcaagggattctcctgcttcagcctcccgagtagctgggattacaggtgtgcaccaccacgcttggctaatttttgtatttttagtagagacagggtttcaccgtgttggccaggctggtctcaaactcctgacctcaagtgatccacccgctttggcctcccaaagtgctgggattacaggcatgagccactgtgcctggctctcatGGGTCATTCTTATGCAGCCATTTGGAGGTCAGGAATCTCTGATTTGGGGGTATTTTAGAATTCAGGAGAGAGGTATGAACACCTGAATAATTGATTGGAAATGTTTATACCGTTACTGATAAAcccattttcattttcaatcaCTGTCTGTTGGCTGCCATCTGTGTGTATACTGGGAGACGCACACTGTAGCCCAACATTGGCTGGAAGTGTCTCCTCACACACTCTGCTTCTCTCCACAGCGTCCTGGCTGAGCGACTGGAGAAGTGGCTGCAACTGATGTTGATGTGGCACCCCCGACAGAGGGGCACGGATCCCACGTATGGGCCCAACGGCTGCTTCAAGGCCCTGGATGACATCTTAAACTTAAAGGTGAGTGTGGAGCCAAGTTAGCCCTGAGGCAAAAGCTGGGGTCCCCAGTGGAACATGCAGTTCTTAGGACAGAGCAGGGGATGGGGCCAGCTGACCTAGTGAGGAAATTTAGGCTCCTGCATCAGTCTTTCTGCATAAGTAAAGAAAGGACAGTTGTGCTAATTGACATTGGCTATGAGGTCATAGCCACAGACGGGATTATGAAAGATGAAAATATGCGAAACATGGCACATGACCTCCCTCCCTCAAGCTAGGCCCTTGCTTTGTGTGGTTGGGAAATGTTGGGAGTAGCAGAGAGAGGACCTAGGCAAATAGATGGGCATCTCCTTGAAGAAATCTGTTTTCCAATAACATCTGGGTTGTGTTGCAGCTGGTTCATATCTTGAACATGGTCACGGGCACCATCCACACCTACCCTGTGACAGAGGATGAGAGTCTGCAGAGCTTGAAGGCCAGAATCCAGCAGGACACGGGCATCCCAGAGGAGGACCAGGAGCTGCTGCAGGAAGCGGGCCTGGCGTTGATCCCCGATAAGCCTGCCACTCAGTGTATTTCAGACGGCAAGGTGAGCCCTGGCTTCATACACACCACCCTGTTTCCCTTGGCTGTGCCTCTTGGGAAACTCAACACACCTTCCGATTTCAATTCTGCTTTGTCATGTAGTCTGTTAATCACACAATGCGGATACCTGGCTGTTTTTTAAGTTGGAGTATGGTGTTCTCTGTGTGGCCTGATAGGAAACACAAATCTCCTTGCTGGACTTGTTACTTCCAGACCCTCCAAGACCATTCTCTTGCCTTCATTGCAAAAAATGATGCTGTAACACTCGAATCTCTCAAGTTGCCTGcgtggccctcttccaagtgtactaaaaaaaaaaaaaaaggatgctgcACTGTCTTGAGTCAACTGAAACTATTTATGATGGCCTCTGTGTACAGAACTGGGTTAGGCACCTGTGTTAACTATAGCTGTATAAGACATGACCTCTGCTCAAAAAGACCTTCTCAGCTGACTTTTGGAGATAAAGTTACCATATGAGAAATAATCATTGCATAGGGAAGTATATAATGAATTTCTGAACTTCACAGGGAAGACAGAGAGTAAAATAGAATGTAATACGTTTGTAAATGAAGAGTGTGTTCAGACAGTAAGTGTGGCTGGAAACATTAAGAAACACTTCATGGATGCTTCCTACTTGCTGGCTGAAGATGATGCTCTTGCTGAACAGTGGGGAAAGCTGTGGAACCTCTTCATTATTAGTTAGAAAAGAGAGGATTGGATCCACAAGATTCATTTTGTTCTTGTCCCTTTGCAGTTAAATGAGGGCCGCACATTGGACATggatcttgtttttctctttgacaACGGTAAAATCACCTATGAGACTCAGATCTCCCCACGGCCCCAACCTGAAAGTGTCAGCTGTATCCGtaagaatttgttttgttttgtttttctaaataatcAGTTACAATATGTGGGACAAGGCAGGGAAGGGAGACAGGACTAAGGAAGGGAGAGCCACATGAAGGAAATTAGTATCGCCAGTCCTCCGGGCAGCCTTCCTTAGGACATGCAAGGAGTAGCCAGGCAAGAGAGAGTACAGGAAACCATTAGTTAATTTCAACctcctaggccgggcgtggtggctcacgcctgtaatctcagcactttgggaggctgaggcaggaggatcacttgagcccaagagttcaagaccagcctgggtaatacagtAAGATCTCaagtctacaaaaaatttagaaattagccagatgtggtggttcatgcctgtagtccagctattcaggaggctgaggcagaaggatcacttgagcctgagagttcaaggctgcagtgagtcacgatcacccccactgcatgccagcctgggtgacaagagtgagaccttgtctcaaaaaaaaaaaaaaaaattctattgaaaatataaggccCTATATACATATGTGTCCAAATGGTTCATAAAGTGTTTCTTCAAATCAACAGCACTTATTGACCACTGGTACATGCTGTTGGTACAAATGCATGTATGTGACAGTAACCAGGCGTAACACCCTCCAAAGTTACATGATCCTATAGTAGGTACAAAACGTGAAAGTGCCAGCAGTGTCGTGGGCAGGATGTGGTTAATTGTAGGGGAGTTCTTGTGGTTATTCTTTGACAATTGCTTGTGTCTTTGTCTCCAGTTCAAGAGCCCAAGAGGAATCTCGCCTTCTTCCAGCTGAGGAAGGTGTGGGGCCAGGTCTGGCATAGCATCCAGACCCTGAAGGAGGATTGCAACCGGCTGCAGCAGGGACAGCGAGCCGCCATGTAGCGTGCCaggcttttttttaaacttaatttatttaaaattgcttGGTGGCTTTGGCCACagggaggtggctgaggcagggacCCAGAAGCAACTGTTATGAGCAACAAAAGGGAGACACTGGTTTGGATGGACGGGAAGTGGTTGGGTGGGCTGGACTGACGGAGGCCCCTTTAGACCTGGCGAGGTGAGTGTGGTTGGCACAGGGTGAGGAGTGTGGAACTGAAGCTGGGCTGGCCAAGCTGTGGCTGGATTGGGAACCCAGAGGAGCTCACTACCATGTGGATTAGCAAAACTCCCCTGACCGTGCTGCTGGGGACTTATGGACTCTTTCCGCAGTGTGACTCGTTTGCCAACGTTATTGGCCTTTTGTGTCTTCCTTTGCCTGATGCCAAGTTTGGTGCAGAACCTCAGGCATTGCTGAGGGCTAGGAAATTGTCCTTGGGTTGTAAGTGGCTGTTATaataatagtgatgatgataataattataGCAGGGACCTCCCTTGACATTTGAGGGGTTTTGTTATTGTACAGGAAATGGAATTTGGATCCCAGAGATGCTCCAAGACTCCGTTCCTTGTGGTCCCTGCAGGATGAATCTCCTCCGAAACAACAGCTGCCTCTCCAAGATGAAGAATTCCATGGCTTCCATGTCTCAGCAGCTCAAGGCCAAGTTGGATTTCTTCAAAACCAGCATCCAGATTGACCTGGAGAAGTACAGCGAGCAAACCGAGTTTGGGATCGGTGAGTGTGCACTTTGCAATGAGTTTAaagacaccatttttttttttctttttctctttctaaggTTTCTTTTGTCCTGTTATAATTGAGTTGCTTATTTCTGTTTCAGTTTTgtggtgtttttattttgttttgttttgtttttccttctcaattttttttcagcaTCAGATAAACTGCTGCTGGCCTGGAGGGAAATGGAGCAGGCTGTGGAGCTCTGTGGGCGGGTAGGAGACTCATTTTGGGTTTCTGAACTTACCGAGGGGGTGAGGTTTTGTGCTCCCACTTTTCACTTTCTCATCAAACACTGGGTCGATCTCTGTCAAAAATCAGGTGTTCCTCACTGGACCAGCTGGAAAGAGGCCAAGAGAGTAGCCAGTAAAGGGAGCCCCTCTGTGGCCAGATGCAAGAGCTGCATGAATGGACAGAGATGGTCCAGGTTTAAATAAGAAGCAAGGGTTAGGTTCCCTTGGGGAAAAGCCGAGACCATTTCCTGTTAGGAAGGGCATTGGATGGATGATCAACACTCCCTCTTGTCGAAGGTTTTTGACTAATTTTGTTGGGACACTAAATCCATAGGAAATAAAAGGTCTAGGCAGAAAGTCTCAGGGCAGCGTGAATCAGATGTCACCAAAAAACGTTAATTATGAAGGCAAAGGAAATACGTGTGATTTAATGAACCTCACACAAACTGAAGGTTGAAGTCAGGCTCTGGGGCTTTTTCCTGGGCTTATCCTGTTTTCCCCTGTGCACTTGAGCAAGGATCTTCACCTGTGTCTTAGTATCAATTTTTATAAATCAGTACTGATGAGGTGTATGTGTGTTTAATGGTGAATATTAACCATAGAAGGGGTGAATGCCCCTCCCCATCTTGGGACTCATAATCTATGAAATAAAACAGTCTGGGCCTCCCTGCCCAGGTAGCATCGGGATAGACagatgaagagaagagaaagtaatgTGTCTTGGGCATCTTccatatgccaggcaccatgccagAGGCTTTAAGTACTTCATCTTACTTGACTCCTCAGATGGCCCTGTTAGAAGCCCATTTTATGCAAAAGGAAACTAGCTGGGGGTAAGTAACTTGCCAaggggtcacacagctagaaagtggtggACCCTAGATGCAAGCGCAGCCATTCAGACCCCACAGTCCACACTCCTTTGAGCCAGTCCATTGAGGGTCCTCAGGGAATGTGGAGGGTCCCCTGGTCTTGCTCCCCCGCAGATCTTGCATCTCAGCATGCTCCTACCACATCAGTTGACATTAGCACAGCTTTTCCATTAGGAGAACGAAGTGAAACTCCTGGTAGAACGGATGATGGCTCTGCAGACCGACATCGTGGACTTACAGAGGAGCCCCATGGGCCGGAAGCAGGGGGGAACGCTGGACGACCTGTGAGTACTGGCTGGGGGGCCCCTCTGTGCCCAGCACACACAGACACCCCTGGAGCTTTGGTGTGTGTGTCGAGGGTACCCTCAGTGGCTGTGCGGGACCATTCTCTAGAGCATGCTTCCCTGTGGGGTCACCTCCAGCAAATCGTCACTGAGCCTAAGTTTCCAAATCTGTTCAGTGGCAAGAAAAACAGTCTTACCTCACGAAGTTGTAAGGATGAATTCAGATAACGCATTTGAGATGTAGGCCATAATCTGTAAAGGCTGTAAAATGCAAGCAGCCTCTACCCCTGTATCAGACTCCCCTGATTTGTCCCACCCACACTGACCCAGGCATagctcagagcagaaagtaagaaagagaaggaagaacctGACAAGGCTTAGGAGTTTGGACCTGGAAACGGTTCATTTGAGTCTTTGTCAGGTATTTGGCGTTGGCtccaggaggggaggaggggtctAGGCAGATCAGTCCTACCTGAAGGAGATCACATGTGCTCCTGGCGTGCAGATGGAGGGAACCAGGCAGGCCGGGTCAGCCTCTCGAAGGCTGTGTCACCATGAGCTCAGCAGTGTTCCCTGATTCTCTCACTAGGATTCTTAGGACAGGAGCTCCGAATGTCAGAACTTTGATTCTGTATTTTCTCTAATTAACTGTTTATTCTCCTCTagttcttttatttgtatttgtattatttttttaagagacagggtcttgccctgttgtccaggctggagtgcagtggcacaatcatagctcactgccgtctcgacctcccgggctcgtgcagtcctcccacctcagcctcccaagtaactgggactacaggcgcatgccaccgtgctcagctaattaaaaaaaaaaaaatggttttggccgggcacagtggctcacacctgtaatcccagcactttgggagaccaaggcaagaagattgcttgtgagcccagaagttcaagaccagcctgggcaacatggtgaaactctatctctaccaaaaaaatataaaaattagccatattTGACCTCAAGTCTAGACAGAACTTCTTTGTCTATTTTAGAGAGGAGCAAGCAAGGGAGCTGTACAGGAGACTAAGGGAAAAACCTCGAGGTAAGTGGGGTTCTGTGTTTGCCTTGGGCTTCTCCTTATTTATGGGGCATCACTACTCTCTGCTGGCTTCCTTGAGGAACTATGCTACCCTCCCTCTCTCCAGACCAGCGAACTGAGGGTGACAGTCAGGAAATGGTACGGCTGCTGCTTCAGGCAATTCAGAGCTTCGAGAAGAAAGTGCGAGTGATCTATACACAGCTCAGGTATGAGCCCTGACCTTCCTGCTCTGGAGGAAGGACTAGGAGATGCAGGCTGGGTATGAGGtcaccttcctccctcctctctgatTCGCTGGACCTCATGAAGAGACTTCCTGCAGCTGCTGACTGGATGCACAGCTGCCACAGGTTCTGCTTTCTCCAGCCCAAATGCCATTAGTTTGTCATGTTTATTCTTTGCAGTAAAACTGTGGTTTGCAAGCAGAAGGCACTAGAACTGTTGCCCAAGGTGGAAGAGGTGGTGAGCTTAATGAATGAGGATGAGAAGACTGTTGTCCGGCTGCAGGAGAAGCGGCAGAAGGAGCTCTGGAATCTCCTGAAGATTGCTTGTGTGAGTGAGTGCTGTGGTCGCGGGCCCTTGGCCCACCAGCCTCCTGTGCCTTTCCGCCTCTGTGCACCGCCGCCATCCCACACGGGACACCACAGAGCCACCAGCAGCCCACTCGGCTGCTGCTCGGGCTTCACATCACTGTTCTTTGACTTGGTGTAAGCAGGGAGGTCAGAGGAAGGGCCTATGCTAATCGTTTTCATTCATCTGTGTATTACTTTCGTGTGGCTATGTAAAGATTAGCACAAACTGAGgggctaaaacaacagaaatttgggctaggcacagtgactcatgcctgtaacaccagcagtttggggaggctgaggtgggaggattgcttgagcccaggagttcaaggctgcagtgagctgtcatcatgccactgcactccaacctgggcaacagagctgtctctactaaaaacaaaatcaaatgtgTTATCTGAGCTCTAGAGCCCAGAAATTGAAAGTCCCATGTCAGCAGGGTTgagctccctctgaaggctcttgGGGAGGGACTgtccttgcttcttccagctcCCGGTGGCTCCAGGCATTCTTTGGTGTGTGACtccagtctctgtctctgtcttcatgGGACCCCTGTGTCCCTTATCTAGGTGACTCTTACAAgaacacttgtcattggatttgggTCCCACCCAAATAGTCCAGGGTGATGTCATCTCAGGATCTCTAAAGACACTTTCTCCAAGTACGGCCACACTCACAGGCTCCAGGAGTTGGGATGTGGGCATATCCTTCTTAGGGCCACCAATTCAGCCCACCATCATGCATGGCAGTGCAACTTGGTTGACCATCGTCTGCGTCTGCACTGCCCTCAGTGCAGTAAGCCATGCTTTCTGTGCACACCATCTTAACGTAGCTGTGAGTCCATGGGATGCCACACGGTGGGCAAATGGGAAACAAAACAGCCAAGAACTGAGACGGACAGGCCTGGCCGTGTCGTGGGAGCCAGAGCTGTTGGGACTGCAAGCCCCATTGTGAAAGGCTGCAGAGAAGGTGACATGGATGAAAGAGTGATTTTGGCATCAGTTGCCCTTAAGagcaaagggaaggagagagggagatggtTGCTCATGGTGGAAGCAGGAGGTAGTGCACTAGGAGATTCTCATTGTCAAAGGCAGAGGGGACAATCCACACACAGTGCAGAGAACAGAGGGGCTGGGGTTGCGTGCCAGAGCACTGGGCATGCCTTGGGAGTGTGATTGACACATCCTCCTgtgagaagagaggaaagggagaaaacagGATGACGAGGTAGAGAGGATCtgaagaggagagggaggtgcAGGTATGCGCAGGTGATAGCCTGATGTGCCATCTACATCCattaagcatttattgaatgctaaCTATATGCCCAGCAAGACACATAGGTGAGAAGGCATGGCACCTGTTCCCAGGAGGGCCTGATCCTTCGAGGGGCACAGACAAGAGGCATGAGTGAGAGCCATTCAGGGCAGGAAGGGCTAGGAAGCAGCTCCAGGAGGCATGAGCTGCAGTTTCCGTGCACAGGGGGAGCTCCAGCTTGTCTTAGAGGAGAGGGAGCAACAAGAAGGTTCACAAGGAGCTGTTCCAGCTGAAGAGTGAGGATGTTCCAGGACAGAGACGTTGCTTTATCAAAGGCAGAGAGCCTGGGGAGTCAGTGTGTTCTGAGTGGGGACAGGCTGGTGTGTGTGGAGAAGGCCACAATGGAGGATGAAGCTGCTGAGGTAGGCAAAGGTGAGCTTACGCGGGCcacgcttcttttttttttttcgagacaaagtctcgctctgtcccttaggctgaagtgcagctgcgcaatctcagttcactgcaacctccacctcccgggttcaagtgattctcctgcctcagcctcctgagtagctgggactataggctcatgccaccacacccggctaatttttgtatttttactggagatggggtttcaccatgttggccaggctggtctcgaactggcctcaagagatccacccgccttggcctcccaaagtgctgggattacaggcgtgagccaccgcgcctggcccatgtcCATTTTCAAAGCACACAGGACACATGACAGTATCTGTCTTTTCCCTTGATATTAAAGGAACTTTAGGGATATGATCACATCTGGGATTTGGGGAAGTTCCTCTCCAGGCAGCTGGAGGATCTGAGTCCCTGGCCAACCTCAGCACTGAGAAGGGCCGCTCAGCGGGGCTGGAGTTGAGCTGCCACTGTGCAGCACAGAACAGGGTGGGGCAGGAgctggggcagggcctggctgGGAGGGAGCCAGGCAGTGCAGGAGCCATCCCCTGCCACACTTTCGGTCCAGGGCAGAAGCACAGGAGGCCAATGCTGGGCCTCTCCCCAGCCATGGTCAGCAGGGAAGGTGCAGCAGGAGGACCAAGAACGGGAGGCTTGGGCGCTTGCATGGCTCCTTGACGTGTGGGCCTTGAGGTTTCGCTGGAGGGGAGGATGTGGAGCCAGGAGGGTTCCACGGCCTGAGGGACACGTGAGGGGATGAAGGACTGCAGGCCCCAGTGAGTGCCAGGAGCGGGGGCTGGGGGGCTACATGGGTAGGTTGGGGACCATGCAGGGCAGAGATCAGCGGAGGGGTAACCTGAAGATTGGCCGGTGGTCATGGGCTGTGAGCTGAGGAGGCTCAGGTAGCTGGAACGGGAGCCCCAGGAATTCCCAtagcctttgtgtgtgtgtctgtcttctACCTGGAAAAGAGCAAAAATACTTTtcctgttcttttcttgtaaaagtTCATTAAGGGGCCGGATGCAGTGGATTatgaatcccagaactttgggaggctgaggcagatcacctgaggtcaggagttcgagaccagcctggccaatatggtgaaacatcatctctactaaaaatacaaaaattagctgggtgtagtggcacacacctgtaattccagctacttgggaagctgaggcaggagaatcgcttaaaccccagaggtgggggttgcagtgagccaagatcgcgcccactctagcctgggtgacagagcaag
The nucleotide sequence above comes from Symphalangus syndactylus isolate Jambi chromosome 10, NHGRI_mSymSyn1-v2.1_pri, whole genome shotgun sequence. Encoded proteins:
- the IKBKB gene encoding inhibitor of nuclear factor kappa-B kinase subunit beta isoform X2, whose translation is MFSGGCESPGFSRPSPAFPAPGSPPPAPRPCRQETGEQIAIKQCRQELSPRNRERWCLEIQIMRRLTHPNVVAARDVPEGMQNLAPNDLPLLAMEYCQGGDLRKYLNQFENCCGLREGAILTLLSDIASALRYLHENRIIHRDLKPENIVLQQGEQRLIHKIIDLGYAKELDQGSLCTSFVGTLQYLAPELLEQQKYTVTVDYWSFGTLAFECITGFRPFLPNWQPVQWHSKVRQKSEVDIVVSEDLNGTVKFSSSLPYPNNLNSVLAERLEKWLQLMLMWHPRQRGTDPTYGPNGCFKALDDILNLKLVHILNMVTGTIHTYPVTEDESLQSLKARIQQDTGIPEEDQELLQEAGLALIPDKPATQCISDGKLNEGRTLDMDLVFLFDNGKITYETQISPRPQPESVSCILQEPKRNLAFFQLRKVWGQVWHSIQTLKEDCNRLQQGQRAAMMNLLRNNSCLSKMKNSMASMSQQLKAKLDFFKTSIQIDLEKYSEQTEFGIASDKLLLAWREMEQAVELCGRENEVKLLVERMMALQTDIVDLQRSPMGRKQGGTLDDLEEQARELYRRLREKPRDQRTEGDSQEMVRLLLQAIQSFEKKVRVIYTQLSKTVVCKQKALELLPKVEEVVSLMNEDEKTVVRLQEKRQKELWNLLKIACSKVRGPVSGSPDSMNASRLSQPGQLMSQPSTASNSLPEPAKKSEELVAEAHNLCTLLENAIQDTVREQDQSFTALDWSWLQAEEEEHSCLEQTS
- the IKBKB gene encoding inhibitor of nuclear factor kappa-B kinase subunit beta isoform X1 — protein: MSWSPSLTTQTCGAWEMKERLGTGGFGNVIRWHNQETGEQIAIKQCRQELSPRNRERWCLEIQIMRRLTHPNVVAARDVPEGMQNLAPNDLPLLAMEYCQGGDLRKYLNQFENCCGLREGAILTLLSDIASALRYLHENRIIHRDLKPENIVLQQGEQRLIHKIIDLGYAKELDQGSLCTSFVGTLQYLAPELLEQQKYTVTVDYWSFGTLAFECITGFRPFLPNWQPVQWHSKVRQKSEVDIVVSEDLNGTVKFSSSLPYPNNLNSVLAERLEKWLQLMLMWHPRQRGTDPTYGPNGCFKALDDILNLKLVHILNMVTGTIHTYPVTEDESLQSLKARIQQDTGIPEEDQELLQEAGLALIPDKPATQCISDGKLNEGRTLDMDLVFLFDNGKITYETQISPRPQPESVSCILQEPKRNLAFFQLRKVWGQVWHSIQTLKEDCNRLQQGQRAAMMNLLRNNSCLSKMKNSMASMSQQLKAKLDFFKTSIQIDLEKYSEQTEFGIASDKLLLAWREMEQAVELCGRENEVKLLVERMMALQTDIVDLQRSPMGRKQGGTLDDLEEQARELYRRLREKPRDQRTEGDSQEMVRLLLQAIQSFEKKVRVIYTQLSKTVVCKQKALELLPKVEEVVSLMNEDEKTVVRLQEKRQKELWNLLKIACSKVRGPVSGSPDSMNASRLSQPGQLMSQPSTASNSLPEPAKKSEELVAEAHNLCTLLENAIQDTVREQDQSFTALDWSWLQAEEEEHSCLEQTS
- the IKBKB gene encoding inhibitor of nuclear factor kappa-B kinase subunit beta isoform X3, whose amino-acid sequence is MSSDGTIRLTHPNVVAARDVPEGMQNLAPNDLPLLAMEYCQGGDLRKYLNQFENCCGLREGAILTLLSDIASALRYLHENRIIHRDLKPENIVLQQGEQRLIHKIIDLGYAKELDQGSLCTSFVGTLQYLAPELLEQQKYTVTVDYWSFGTLAFECITGFRPFLPNWQPVQWHSKVRQKSEVDIVVSEDLNGTVKFSSSLPYPNNLNSVLAERLEKWLQLMLMWHPRQRGTDPTYGPNGCFKALDDILNLKLVHILNMVTGTIHTYPVTEDESLQSLKARIQQDTGIPEEDQELLQEAGLALIPDKPATQCISDGKLNEGRTLDMDLVFLFDNGKITYETQISPRPQPESVSCILQEPKRNLAFFQLRKVWGQVWHSIQTLKEDCNRLQQGQRAAMMNLLRNNSCLSKMKNSMASMSQQLKAKLDFFKTSIQIDLEKYSEQTEFGIASDKLLLAWREMEQAVELCGRENEVKLLVERMMALQTDIVDLQRSPMGRKQGGTLDDLEEQARELYRRLREKPRDQRTEGDSQEMVRLLLQAIQSFEKKVRVIYTQLSKTVVCKQKALELLPKVEEVVSLMNEDEKTVVRLQEKRQKELWNLLKIACSKVRGPVSGSPDSMNASRLSQPGQLMSQPSTASNSLPEPAKKSEELVAEAHNLCTLLENAIQDTVREQDQSFTALDWSWLQAEEEEHSCLEQTS